DNA from Solenopsis invicta isolate M01_SB chromosome 4, UNIL_Sinv_3.0, whole genome shotgun sequence:
aaatattgaagtgacaagtgacaaattataatttatattaactgaataaaaacgcattcaaatgtaaataataatttgtatatttatttattggttatcgAACAGTACAAGTTTCGTATATTTGTGCctgatataattatctttttcgcaAAGTTGCTTATTCGTATGATGGAttcaaatctttaaatattgtttaataattaatctaatcatttctgttctgtgattaaaaaacagatcttgtaaataattaaacttacatgTGATATGTAGACGCTCGATCTTGTTCCTTGCAAATGTAGCAATACATTATTGTCACAATTTCGTAGAATAGTGTTCAATTCTTCCAAAGGGGTTTTTTGATTACGCGTCCAGAACTCAATACAACTCAATACTTACAAAGCTCAATTGAAGGTTAGCTTAGATGCCTTGGATGGCGACCGTGCACGCATCTGTATGGAGCATGCGCATTACAAGTTAGGACCATCATCTCTCCATCCTTGTCAATCTACTCTCGGACAATCAAATGCACGGGGCTGATAGGGCTATGCTCCTTCCAGTACTATATGTTCTAAGCATGATATGAATTAGCGTTTAacgtggaaaagtgaacccggcgacaCGACCGGTATAATCTCGTCTGGCGCtcaatttcgcgatttggttTGAACATAGCTATCGGTATTTTTGTCGCtctcgcgcgtgtttcgcgTATCACCTCAGTTTCCTTGTTTGATTGCGTATTTTATCGTCGCTCTCCGGCGTAAAGAAAATACGTGAcagatttcattaatttaagaaGGACGCAATAAAATGTACACGCTGGAGACAACGCAGTTGTCGTAaccaaaaacaaaattattaaaaacaatctGTACAACAACGTACCGATATACCCGGCGGCCGTGCAATAACGACTGCGACACAACTCGTGCACGTACGCGAGAGCTTTGCGACTTCCCAGGAAACCGATCGTTGGCGAGTTTTCACGGCGGGACAGATATCGTGAAACGCGGCAACCAACAGCTAAGTAGCTCGACAGCGTCTCGTGCTTAAGGTGGATTGCCTACTAATCACCAAAAAGAGTGTATTTAATCGCCAcacggcggacgcactcgcacactaataCCAATGGCTCCACTTCAGAACACGAGCGGGTCAGCGCGAGCAGCTTGTGGCTTTACACGAATCGTAGAAAGGTCACCTCGACGACACAGCTTCACTGCTCCTTGTCCTCCGGTCTTAAGAACCGTCGGGAGAGAGCACGTTCGGATCAGACACGCCTCGCCGATATTACGCCCGATATCTCGCTCGCTTGCCGAAAGTAACGTTTGGTCCTTATTGTAAGCCaagtcgcacgcaaaagccgggATACAACCCAATTTGCCTTTGCGAGCTcggttttatttctttctcctgttacgtccagggttaaagaagggtagacaagatatagagggagaagggagggacgtaacaattcgAGAGTGTGCACGTGCGGCACGGAAGACCCGGTCGACAACCCGGGATATAGGTCAGTAGGGCCCGCAGCGGGAGGCCCCAATGGCAAAATATCCGGGATGCTTCGCGTCCCTTGGTcctattttgaggcaacaaacttaattgctttacctcgggattggacctagtgcttatcttgtaagagcgagggatggtggtagtggttatgaaattagcaccaattaattattgtacctggtttattttaatcagtagtaaataagaatacaatttgtttattttgaaaaatgatttatattcataaaaaaaaaaacaacggtttaaactaaaggctctataatttttaagttaacttgggcagcgatgttatttatttgttcctctatggctttgaggcggcggattcggcgattgtggCGATTCCGGTGCCGCCTCACGGCTGCTCGGGACTTATATTCGTGGATTCGgggaatattatcattatttacaaaaaaacaaaacaaaactccgtttctctctatgTTTATCGAAAGGTTGGAGTTTAAACACTCCTTCGGGTTAACCCGAACAGGGTTCGAGTGAAACTAGAGAAAGAGattgaagtttaaaaaggttcgAGTGAGTCtaggaagaaagaaattcttacgagtgaaacagaagtaataaagagattcttccggatctcctcttgtgagtaaatcccaagaggaaggaaaagttagtaataaaaagattcttccggatctcctcttgtgagtaaatcccaagaagaaggaaaattagtaaaaaaagattcttccggatctcctcttgtgagtaaatcccaagaagaaggaaaaattagtaataaaaagattcttccggatctcctcttgtgagtaaatcccaagaagaaggaaaaattagtaataaaaagattcttccggatctcctcttgtgagtaaatcccaagaagaaggaaaaattagtaataaaaagattcttccggatctcctcttgtgagtaaatcccaagaagaaggaaatttagtgaaaaagattcttccggatctcctcttgtgagtaaatcccaagaagaaggaaaaattagtaataaaaagattcttccggatctcctcttgtgagtaaatcccaagaagaaggaaaattagtaaaaaaagattcttccggatctcctcttgtgagtaaatcccaagaagaaggaaaaattagtaataaaaagattcttccggatctcctcttgtgagtaaatcccaagaagaaggaaaaattagtaataaaaagattcttccggatctcctcttgtgagtaaatcccaagaagaaggaaaattagtaaaaaaagaagattcttccggatctcctcttgtgagtaaatcccaagaagaaggaaatttagtgaaaaagattcttccggatctcctcttgtgagtaaatcccaagaagaaggaaaaattagtaataaaaagattcttccggatctcctcttgtgagtaaatcccaagaagaaggaaatttagtgaaaaagattcttccggatctcctcttgtgagtaaatcccaagaagaaggaaatttagtgaaaaagattcttccggatctcctcttgtgagtaaatcccaagaagaaggaaaaattagtaataaaaagattcttccggatctcctcttgtgagtaaatcccaagaagaaggaaatttagtgaaaaagattcttccggatctcctcttgtgagtaaatcccaagaagaaggaaaaattagtaataaaaagattcttccggatctcctcttgtgagtaaatcccaagaagaaggaaatttagtgaaaaagattcttccggatctcctcttgtgagtaaatcccaagaagaaggaaaaattagtaataaaaagattcttccggatctcctcttgtgagtaaatcccaagaagaaggagaattagtaaaaaaaaaagattcttccggatctcctcttgtgagtaaatcccaagaagaaggaaaatgttgcaaagagaaaagaagagagagagagagagaaagagagagagagagatagatagagagagagagagagagagagagagagagagagtatgagaggggagagtaataagtttaatgaatatattatatttattacaaaaatccttcgcaaagagagaaaaggtgttcaaaaaaaaaatcaagagcggaaataaactaggtgattaattctggacttactacttgctgaatgtgtgagtgtcggtgatagtgaatggaatactctcggagccgcaggccTCCAAACTGGGCCGCACTCAGCGGGAGATGACaggtccggtcggagggattGCGCGTGCGATGGACAGTGGTCTGCAGATCCCAACCAGGGACGTTTCGAATGGCACTTTTTTCTTTCGACCGAGACTTGCACTCcgtacgagtttaaaggccgcgatccgagagtcgcagaactcgagcatacaagatgccacggaactgcgattcggaatgatcaagactagactgcgcgctccgctggaaaacgcgcctatttatacaaatttttgtctgtgattccctttgtcccatcgagggccgtgtgcatcactttattcattaatacacccacgtgcaatatttacttttacgactttttaatattcctcggtaattgttatccgagaaagcggcaggtttgacaattgaactctcagaagcattaaatgtcacaaaattatttgatttgttgctatgcgggtgtcgggcatcagaactcaaagggatgcacacgtgcgtcttccagatccctgattttactatcttgagtgtttccggtatcgagcaacggtgtcacctcagatctcctcaattgatgaatttataactacttaatttccgacatccggttattgccgtgagagtcaccgaattcttaggatcggggtgagatcaccgtcgctcgcccgttaattagaatatccgctggttgcgaaggaaagaatcgttactccgcaggacgtaacactcCGTTCGGGCATTTTTCGATGACACTCGAGTATTTGAGTCACGGCGAGCGGATTGTCGTCGAGTTATTAATTATACGCACTTTAATTCACGCCGGTCTCAGGACGGAATAAACGTTCTCATTcttgaataaatgttatttttgttactaatcTGCGTCGAATTTCTCGTCTGTCCTCTGACTTCCTCGTAGGGCCAGCGTTAAAAGCTCTACACCTCGCCTCACTCCGCCTCTCTACCGTTCGGTGGAGTTAGCCGGCTCTCGCGCGTGTAGATAGCTGCAGTCGCGTAAATTCGTTTTCGTGATTGGTTAATTAGTGAATTAATATGCCGAAGAGCACATCTGGCGCCCAACTTATCCATGTTAGCGTTAACTAATTGTCGCAATATTGAGATTAGCCGTCTGAACgacgcaaaataattttgacaagAGGAGACtataagtaatttataatcttaGCCTTTATTTGTTCGTGCCGTTCACACGCCAGTTACGCAAAAACGGCGTGACAAAAATTGGCGTGTCGGGCATGTTGAGGAAAAGatcctgaaaaataaatttcgttTGTTTTCGTTAGTGACCTCTGTTCgagataaactttttttttctttttgtgttgACTTTAGAGCAGTGCTCGCAACGATCTGCACATTTCGGGTCAATTCCTGGAACGAGGCCTACTGATTCTCCCACTACCGCTAGCCGCTCAAAAATCGAACTCACGAATACGCGGCAGGCGCTCTGCCGAGCGGTAATGGGGGAAGCAGTGGGCGTCACTTCAGGAATCGCCTTGAAATGTGCAGATCGTTGCGAGTACTGCTTTAAAGGAAACTTGCGAGGAAATTTATCGGGTTGGCGAGATATTCTTGTGCATGTAATTTGTGTGTAGCGCTTTCTGTGTTCTGTGACTAACACcgttataattttcttttccatttcttttgTAGCATAAATCTGAGATTATTTTTGCATggctgatttttattttatgtacgatttattttttttttttttttttgcaattaagcGGACCAATTTCGCGTaataatttcgatttttaaCTAGAAAAGCTATCGCGAGTGTTGATTATTCGCTGAGTGTAATTTTCGCGGAGTGTAATTTCGCGAGACTTTTCTAGCGGATAACATTGTGGAAGTTGTGCCGTGGAAACAATGTTGCCGTACATGATACTTAGTCTCCGCGTAAACACGCTCCGGAATTTGAGGAAAAGTGCATGATCGGCAAAGGCCACGCATTGTCAACACGTTTTGGGTGGGCATAAAATTTGCGATCGTTGAATTTTGAATCCTAACTGTTTGCGTTCGGACCCGCCGTGGCTTCCGCGggcaaatagaaaatttttttgcgcatTCGCCGTTTCAGACGACAGACAATACACGCACGACAACGACGAGAATTACGCGCTTAAGGAATCGTTTGAACTTATGAGCTTGCCCGGCGACAACGACGACCAGTGGGCCGCGCTATCAGATCGCCGGCAAGTGATCGCTGAATTAGAGCGATAAGGACTCTCAACCGAATGCTCCGACTCCGCGCTCACCCTTCATTTATTGCGACACGCACAAACCGTTTGTTTGAGCTTTGCGTCGGTGGATGGAATTCGCGCGATGACGGAGATAGAGAATCTCAATCTCCTCGCGAAAGACGCGGAGAGACCGGGCAGCCCATTCGAAGCCGAAAGGGATATTCGCGCGCAAAGTGGCGGTGGCGCGTCGCAAAGCAGCGGCAGCAGTATGTCGCGCGGTGGTGGCGGAGGCTGGCCACCAGGTCCAGGAGACGGGTTGGCTGCCGCAGACAATAATATCATGCACAGGTGGAATTTAAAGATTTTGGGCGCGCATGGAGAGGATGCCAAAATGTTTCTGTTTGCATTCATATTGCCTATACTTTAAATCTAGACTAGATGGCTGTACCTGCCGGCCGAGTTCCCGTTGCCCCGGTGGATCGAGCAGCTAGAGCGGGAATTCGGCCGGCGGGGGAAGGAAAACGCGCGGCTTGCCGGCTTGCGAGGCGCGCGCCTGCCCGTCTTTTGTATTTTCACGAGAGAATCGAGTGCACATTAAAAGGGAATAGTGACTTCCAAACCGAGTGTTTTTTCATTCGCCTACTCCGACCACTGACACCGTGGAAAGACTCTAAGTTCTTCAAAATTAAGGCAACCGAGCTTACGATACGAacatttggtccttcgagccggatcatTCCGATCCTTAAAATTACGGAGCATCGCGAGTTCGCCAGTGATTCGCGCTCATTGTACAAACCGCGTGACCGCTCTCGTCGGAGCTGTGGCGATCTTTGTCGCATCGCGCTTCGCGGCGTGACTTTTTTAATACACTTGTGAATGCAGTGGACAGAGTTTGCCTGCTGGAGGCTTACTGCAGTGAACATCAAACGGTAAGTGCGATCTCGTCGCACCAGTGACCAGTGATTATCACGCGCCTTACTCGCGTTGATCACGCGCTCtgtcttgctctctctctctctctctctctctctctctctctctctctctctctctctctctctctcgtgctcGCCGTTAGTGGCATACTCGCGCGTCTTACTCGTACTGATCGCGCGCTCGCTGTACTTCTCTTGCTTGCTGTCTATGGGATGCTCCCACGGGTTACACGCATCTGATCACGGGCTCTCTCCCTCACTCTTGTAGGCTGCTACTGGGAGCGCGTATCCCGGAGTTGCCTTGCACCGCGTGTCTGGCACGCGCGCAAACCATGAAACGGGATTCGATTCCCGCGGAAACTATACCGGGCGTCCCAAAAAGTGCGCGATACACTGCTCCGCTTCTTTGCATTCTTGTTGCTAAGTGCAACCGCGTATTCAATTGAAGTTCGGCATGGCTACTTTGGAGACATTTGTTAAACAGCGCAAACCATGCAGGCTGGCTATATCTCTCGTATGTCGACGAATATGCAGAAACTTGGCCAAGCAAAGATTGATcaacacgaaattaaattgcgcTTGACGCGGCTTGACAATTATTGGGAGCAGTTTCAAGAGCGACACTTTGAGCTGATCGCTCTCGAGGGTTTCGAGGCGAGCGCGTATAATAAGAACGATGTCTTCACCACCACTAAAGAAAGTTATTTCTCTGTGCGAGCTCAGTTTTTGACAGCCTTATCTAAGAAACAACCGCCGGAGCGGAAAACCGATAAATCGGAAGCTGGTACGCAACCCTTTCTAAAACAATTGCATCTTCCGAAACTCGACCTTCCAAAGTTCTCGAGCGATCAACTCGCGTGGGAGGATTTCCGCGACCTCTTCAGCTCGCTCGTGCATAATGTGCCGGATATCCCCGCGGTGCAAAAACTGCAACATCTGAGAAACTGTCTCTCTGGGGAggcagcggcggtggtggcgaaAGCTCCAGTAACCGATGCCGCCTATGAGGGAGCGTGGAGCGATCTGGTCGCTCGGTATAATAACTGGCGCATTTTACTTTTCAGTCACATGCGTAGCTTGCTGTCGTGCCCAGGTCTGTCTAAGGCGTCGCCGGCGGAGCTTAAACGTTTGCTCGGAGTTGTAACGCAATCGATTCGAGCTTTTGCGTCGTTAGAGCGTCCCGTCGACAAGTGAGATGATTGATTCGTGCATTTGCTCGTCACCAAGATGGACTCCCAGACACGTCTTCAGTAGGAGACCTCGCTGGgaaatttgcacaattttccTTCTTTTCAGCAATTAAAAAACTAGATGGAGAATCGCATCCGAGCTCTGGAAGTGGCAAACCCGGATGTCTCCCCTACCCAGGCCGCGCCCGCGTCGGGATCCAGGGCTGTCAAACCTACGCGTGTCACTGCGAATGCGTCTTCTACTTTCAAGCCAAAACCGAACGGAAAGTGTCCACTCTGCAGAGAGAATCATCTTCTCTCATACTGCGCCAAATACAAAGGCATGACCGTGGCTAACCGGGACAAGTTGGCCAAGAAACTTAACTTATGCCTCAGCTGCCTACGCACGGGGCATCGAGTAGACGCATGTGCGGCGGGTCGATGCCTGATCTGTTCCGGTAAACATCACACATCGCTACATGGCTTTACCTTTCAGCACGCTGCAAACCTCGACTCGTTGGAGGGAGGTGAAATCGACACGGTGACGAGTAGTAGCACTGCGACTACGAGCGTTGCTGCCCTGGCGGCGCCGACTACGCCCACGGTTCTCCTGAAGACGGCTATGGTCACCTTGCTCAATGATTCGGGGCACGCGATCAAGGTCCGAGCACTCCTGGACTCGGGTGCACAGTCAACTTTCGTGACGGAGTGGGTTGCGCAGCAGTTGCACGCTAGGCGACAGCGAGTGAACGTGACGGTTCTGGGCCTCCAGGAGGCTCGAATGGGTGTGGTTTCTTCTTCCTGCAGGCTCACTGTGAGCTCTCCTAATAAGCCGAGCTTATGCCTCCCAACCGAAGCTCTGGTGCTTTGAAGCTTGACAAACTTATTGCCGCCGGAGCGCGTGAAGACGATGTCTTGGTCGCATCTCAGCAGGCTGGAGCTGGCGGATCCAACCTATGACGTCCCGGCCCCGGTCGACGCCGTGCTCGGCTCGGATGTCTATGATCTGGTGATGGAACCGGCCCTGCGTCACGGACCGGGCTCTCGCTCTGCGCAGCTTACTGCGTTTGGTTAGGTACTGTCCGGGCTGGCACTGGTGGATCATAGGACGACGGCCTCACATCGCATTTCGGTTAACTTTGCGCAAACTAACAAGGATCTGTCTCGCGCGGTTCAGCGCCTGTGGGAGTTAGAGGAGGTCAGCTCTCAGTCGCCTCCGACTCCTGACGAGATTTGGGCGGAGCAGCAATTTTGCGAGACGCATTCCAAGGATCCAGACGGACGCTACATTGTCCGTCAACCAaggagaagagaaggagaagtcAAACTCGGCGATTCACGTCGAGCCGCGATGATCATACTCTTGAATTCCGAGCGCAGACTAGGCACGAAAACGAAACTCCGTAAACGGTACGTCGACTTTATGGTCGAGTATCTAGCGTTTGGCCACATGGACTTGGTAAGTCCTGAAGCTCTCACCGCACGGGAGTCGTATTATCTGCCGCACCACGCGGTATTCAAGACGGGAGACTCTGCTAATAAGATTTGAGTTGTTTTTAACGGGTCGTTTCGCACTATGTCGGGCTATTCGTTAAACGACGCCTTCCTGCCAGGGCCACGTCTTCAGTCGGATCTGTGGATCGTCTTGACGAGATGGCGACTTTTCCGCGTCGGATTCATGGCCGATATCGTTAAGATGTTTCGACAAATCCGACTCCATCCAGATGACGCTGACCTCCAGCGTATCTTATGGCGAGCGGACCCGTCTGAGGAAGTCCGCGATTACCGTCTTACCACCGTCACCTATGGACAGCTTTGGCGTCGTTCTTGGCCTTGCAGACACTACGGCAGCTGGCTCAGAACAAATCATCCCGGTTTCCGAGGAGATTGGAAGCACTCTTATGTAGATGACATTCTTGCAGGTGGTGATTCTCCCGATGAGGCCAGGGATGTCCAGAAGTAACTGAGTGCGCtcttggggggggggggtttCGCCTTGAGCAAGTGGACTTCCAACTGGAGGAATCTATGCCCTCGCTCGGATCAAGAGGAGAGACTGGTTTCTACTGAGGAGGCCGTGGACGCCCTGGGCGTCATCTGGAACCCTCAGAGTGACACTCTCGCTTTGAGAGTGTCCCCGCTTGGGGACTCACGCTCTTAGGTACCATTGGCCATGACCAAGCGAGGAGCACTTTCGGAAGTGGCCAAGCTCTTTGATCCTCTTGGATGGGCGGCACCGGTTCTCGTGTTTGCAAAGATTTTTCTTCAGGATTTATGGCTGACCGGATGTGGCTGGGATGATCCTCTGCCCACGGAGCTGACACAGTCGTGGCAGACCTTCCGAGCATATCTGCAACATTTGGAGGACGTGCGCTTACCTCGTTGGGTCCAGCGCGGATCAGACACGGTCACCCTCGAGCTTCATGGCTTTTCCAATGCTTCGGAGCGAGCCTATGCCGCTGCCGTCTATTTGCGAGCAGTACAGAAGTCGAGCGAAGTTGCAACACACTTATTGGTAGCGCGAACTAAGGTCGCCCCGATAAAAACTCAGAGCATCCCACGCCTTGAGTTGTGCGGGACTCTACTGTTGGCGAGGCTACTCGCTCGTACCGCCGGGAATCTCAGTCTCCCGGTAAAGTCGATCTATGCCTGGACAGACGCGCAGATGGTCCTCAGCTGGCTGAAGTCCCACGCTTCAAGGTGTAAGCCATTTGTAGCCATCCAAGTGGCTGAAGTTCAGAGCCTTCTGCCGATCGACCAATAGAACTACATCCCAACATCGCAGCGGATGCTGCGACGAGAGGCGACTGCCCGGCGGAATTGCTGGCTATAGACTTGTGGTAGCATGGGCCGCCTTGTCTTAACCAGCCCCCTGAAAGCTGGCCCGTCCAAGGCGAGCCCGTCGGCGCTGCCTTCCATGATGAAAAACGGCGGGTGGCTGTACACGAGACTCACACTTTCTTGCAGAAGACCTTTGTGGAGAGATTTTCTTCTCTAACTAAGCTTATTAGAATGACTGCTTATTGTTTTAGATTTTATCATCGTGCGTGGGGGCGAGAACCTCCCCGAAATGGTTATCTCACTGCTGACGAGCCTAACTTAAGCCGCTGTGCATTGGTGAGAATGGTCCAGGAACGGGCGTTTGAGAGCGAACTCACTGCGCTGAGAGGCGACCGCCCTGTAACGCGTCGCTCTCTTTGCACGGTCTTCACCCTCTCCTTGATGAGACAAGGCTGCTGCGCGTGGGAGGCAGGCTTCAAGCAGCTCTAATACCGCAGACAGAGCGGCATCCGTGGCTTCTCCCAAGGTCCGGACATTTCACGATGCTGGTGATCAGTCACGCACATTTGGCTACTCTTCATGGAGGCCCTCAGCTGATAAAAGGCTACTTGCTGCGCCACTTCTGGATTTTGGGCGGCTCCTCGCAAATCCGGATGATCGCGCGGCAGTGCGTACGCTGTGCGCGCTATAAAGCCGCAACAGATCAATAGCGCATGGGCCAGTTACCGATAGAGAGGGTGCGTCCGTCGTGTCCTTTCCTCTCGTCTGACGTGGACTACGCTGAACCGCTTTGTATACGAACTTTCAAGAGGCGAGTTCACAGGGCAACAAAGGGCTACATATGCCTTTTTATCTGCCTTGTCACAAAGGCTAGCCACTTGGAGGCGGTAACGGATCTTACGACCCGTGCATTCATTGCGGCTTTCCGCCGATTTATCTGTCGACGAGGTTGATGTAcactcaaggactttgattctatccatggggaaattttctaaactgaaaagtcgctatctttctacatacttacagtacATGattaacgaccaataagctctagtcgtttcattgatcatgaactgcgagtatgtagaaagtggtgacttctaagtttggaaaatttccccatggacagaattaaagtccttgggtgtacaaattgaactatactctaactggaatgggcactgccatataacgtccgtaagcggaaaacgtgatagaaatagcataaTGCGAtgggccacctctctttttctaagcgttctctgcgcatgcgtcagcattcaacttacattcctactcaaaagttaaatttcttctttgttttcatgttgatacagcatgtaacaGAATCCGTGGAAAcaaggaagaaattaacttttacttaaaaagttacttaaatacttaaaaaaatatacaattttgcttttgttttatttatgtacacccaaggactttgattctgtccatgggaaaattttccaaactgagaagtcgctatctttctacatacttacagttcatgattaacttaacgaccaataagctctagtcggttcattaatcatgaactgcgagtatgtagaaagtggtgacttctcagtttggaaaatttccccgtggacagaatcaaagtccttgggtgtacagtgcgttgcattgatgcctggggtaccgattttagggaccacgtttctttcttggttatttttagGTTCATGAACGAATGCTGCGGTAATCGTTGACGCAGCATTCGgtcatgaatataaaaataacaaagaaagaaacgtgatccctaaaatcggtaccacaggcatcaatgcaacgcactgtacagttgtgttcattatagttgcgacactttttttagatgcgtctctgaacacgcaactataacaacAGCTGaaaacatgattggttcttacttgtggatccaatcaattacgttcgccgctcgatgagcaaggctacattccaaaaaccatcgaagaaaaagtgtcgcaactataatgaataCGACTGTATGTCACTCAAatcgctcgtttatctattctcatgtgccggtactgcaaaactttctaacgtgactgtactgacaaagagaggtaGCCCTTTGAAATGGCtttctctctcgtcacgttttctggctagtgcccattccagttatggctctggcagaccagcgcgatttgcgacacgcgacgcgcgattatccaataggcgtttacaattttttgaaaagacgtacgcctattggataatcacgcgtcgcgtgtcgcaaatcgcgctggtctgccagagccattagagtatacagggtgttcgttaatggttgtccagccttttaccgtacgtagatgccgtaccgactgagcttgctaatttgctaaacgtttcctagatgacagctgcttcggttgagcgcgcgaacgcgatctcgcaggaccgagtgacacgtacaggcccctggtgaaaatttttctcatatttttttcgtataattttttcgaacatctgtataattttttatgaaacgttataaaatgtaaaaaagttaaaagtatttttttaaaactgtgagatgagaaatctcagaatacttcagaatgtacgtgtatgaaaagttctaacaataagagatgtagactttctaagtattatttctacgtatttctgaaaaatgttcctattcgtataaaaattatgagaaaaactgtaaccag
Protein-coding regions in this window:
- the LOC105205575 gene encoding uncharacterized protein LOC105205575, which encodes MENRIRALEVANPDVSPTQAAPASGSRAVKPTRVTANASSTFKPKPNGKCPLCRENHLLSYCAKYKGMTVANRDKLAKKLNLCLSCLRTGHRVDACAAGRCLICSGKHHTSLHGFTFQHAANLDSLEGGEIDTVTSSSTATTSVAALAAPTTPTVLLKTAMVTLLNDSGHAIKVRALLDSGAQSTFVTEWVAQQLHARRQRVNVTVLGLQEARMGVVSSSCRLTVSSPNKPSLCLPTEALVL
- the LOC105205576 gene encoding uncharacterized protein LOC105205576, translating into MSWSHLSRLELADPTYDVPAPVDAVLGSDVYDLVLSGLALVDHRTTASHRISVNFAQTNKDLSRAVQRLWELEEVSSQSPPTPDEIWAEQQFCETHSKDPDGRYIVRQPRRREGEVKLGDSRRAAMIILLNSERRLGTKTKLRKRYVDFMVEYLAFGHMDLVSPEALTARESYYLPHHAVFKTGDSANKI